In Terriglobus sp. TAA 43, a single window of DNA contains:
- a CDS encoding ATPase domain-containing protein: MPSPNTIRVQIEAALASRIPSALTPPPKIIRPTSPVGIAALDDLIGGGFPVGAVTELVGEECTGRTSVALSFLASITATGKVCAWIDVSDTLHPASAASVGVDLKRLLWVRCGARERIAVKETKQFSLTAACFAPKVVTKGLHGGGHGTHPRSEAKRLSAAVDRFLSDEVVAARCAEPIAKPRPIPRTFESSLTPATTTKPIRRRARTYDAIEQAMRATDLLIQTGGFSAIVLDLGGVAPEYAVKIELSTWHRYRLAAEQTQSSILLLSQYPCAKSSSELQLRLHPMDDLREEGTVFTGLNTRVEVLRQRFAQTPSNVIPMRKPPQRATEAGWQQRTSWVGKK; this comes from the coding sequence ATGCCCTCCCCCAACACAATCCGGGTGCAAATCGAAGCCGCTTTAGCTTCCAGAATCCCCTCTGCACTGACACCTCCGCCGAAGATCATCCGGCCAACCAGCCCCGTCGGAATTGCTGCGCTGGATGATCTTATTGGTGGAGGTTTCCCAGTTGGCGCCGTGACGGAACTCGTGGGCGAAGAATGCACGGGGAGGACATCGGTCGCTCTTTCGTTCCTCGCATCAATCACGGCTACTGGAAAGGTTTGCGCATGGATCGATGTATCTGACACTCTCCATCCCGCTTCTGCAGCTTCGGTAGGTGTCGATCTCAAGCGCCTGCTCTGGGTGCGGTGTGGTGCACGGGAACGCATAGCTGTTAAGGAGACGAAACAATTCTCCTTGACTGCGGCCTGCTTTGCTCCGAAGGTTGTGACAAAGGGATTGCATGGCGGTGGGCATGGAACGCATCCACGCTCTGAAGCGAAGAGACTTTCTGCTGCTGTGGATCGATTCCTGAGTGACGAAGTCGTAGCTGCCCGATGTGCTGAGCCGATCGCGAAGCCTCGGCCTATTCCGCGGACATTCGAATCAAGCCTGACACCCGCAACAACCACAAAGCCAATACGCCGCCGTGCCCGTACCTACGATGCGATCGAACAGGCAATGCGAGCGACTGATCTCCTGATTCAGACGGGAGGTTTTAGTGCGATTGTGCTGGACCTTGGTGGCGTTGCACCGGAGTACGCCGTAAAGATCGAACTATCGACGTGGCATCGCTACCGCCTGGCAGCGGAACAAACGCAGTCCAGCATTCTTCTCCTCTCGCAATATCCCTGTGCGAAAAGCAGTTCTGAGTTGCAGTTGCGTTTGCATCCGATGGATGACCTCCGTGAAGAGGGAACGGTATTCACAGGACTCAATACGCGTGTGGAGGTATTGCGTCAGCGATTCGCGCAGACCCCTTCGAATGTCATTCCCATGCGTAAACCTCCGCAACGAGCGACAGAAGCTGGCTGGCAACAACGCACGAGTTGGGTGGGGAAGAAATGA
- a CDS encoding YidH family protein yields the protein MDSSVPMLNSNQLASDRTWLAYERTLMAWIRTATSMISFGFTIYKFFEERPPNPHALLSSRDFAILMISFGLIALTLATIQHVREITSLKGQESRTHFSIALVLSILIALLGAIALISILHRE from the coding sequence ATGGATAGTTCGGTGCCAATGCTCAACAGCAATCAGTTGGCTTCAGACCGCACATGGCTAGCATATGAACGAACACTGATGGCGTGGATAAGGACCGCGACGTCAATGATCAGCTTCGGATTTACAATCTACAAGTTTTTTGAAGAACGTCCGCCAAATCCTCACGCTCTCTTGAGCTCAAGAGATTTCGCCATACTGATGATTAGTTTTGGCCTTATCGCCCTGACTCTTGCAACAATTCAGCACGTACGTGAAATCACGTCTCTCAAGGGTCAGGAAAGCAGAACACATTTTTCGATTGCTTTGGTACTTTCTATCTTGATCGCATTGCTGGGGGCAATCGCACTGATATCGATTTTGCACCGCGAATGA